TAGGTTATTACAGACTTTATAGGGATTCTGGTTACGGAATTGCTGGTATAGTAATACCATTACTTTACATATTACTTGGTTTCAATAAAACTTTACTGGTTATAGGAATTTTACAACTTCTTTCATTAATCTTAATACTCTAAACCCTTATAAGATGAAAGGGCTAACAGAAAAATTGATGATTCTCTCTCACCAATCAATTAAAAATTTACTAGGCAAAGTTATTTTAAATTACTCTGAGGAAAATGTCAGAGAAAACGGCTATGATTTAAGAATCTGTGGAGATAAATATTACGAGCTAGTTCAAGGTGCCGAATTACCGGAAAAGAAGGCAACATTAAGAGAAATAGAATTTAAAGAAAGGGCTATCTTAAGCGCAAATCACACTTATTTATTTGAATCTTGTGAAGAATTTAATATGCCAGCAGACTTAGCAGTACTAATAACCTTAAAAAGCACATTAGCAAGAAACGGTTTTTTGGCACCTCCAACAGTAATTGATGCTGGCTATAAAGGTAAAGTGAACGTTGCAATTACAGCTGTATATAACTCCTCTCTCAAAAAAGGTATGGCAACACACCATTTAATATTCCTCAAACTTGATAAACCAACAGAAAGATTGTATAATGGAAAATATCAGGGTGGTATATTGATTTAACCGCATTAAAAGGATTTACCATTGAAATAAAATACTATCTTTATACATTACCTTGTTTCCCGTTATTATTTTACAATTATTTATTTCACTCGTATTCCTCACTCCAATTGATTTCAGTAAAATCTCGCATATTAAAGACTCTCTATCCTTGCTTACCAAGAAATTCATATTAAACGGTTTAACCATTCTTTTTACTTCTGGAAAAATTCTGGATAAAATTTGTAAAACTTCCAATTCTTTAACCTTACATCTAAATCCTTCTATTTTACAAAGGATGTTAGAGGAAAACACATGAAATTCTGCCTCTGTAAAGGAAAGGGAATTGAAGAAACTGATATTTGAAGGAGGAACATTATGAAACTCAAGATAATATGATGAAGGAGAGATTTCCTCTTTAGGAATTAGCTTTTCAGCCTCATCTAAAGGAAGATTTTCTATCGAGAGGATAACATTTTCAGACAAAATAATCCTTGTAGATAACTTATCAGAAATGTACCTTACCTTATAGTTGTAAGCCCTTATTCTATATTTCTCTAAAAATGAGAGCAATTGAGATAAATCGTCACTGTCAGTAGTAATCACATAATTTTTTGCAATTACTTTTTTCACGAGAATAGTTTATAAAGTAAGATAAAAAGTCATTCGTATGAAGCAGAAACATCAATACTGTTTCCATTGCCAAGACTAACTACAACCGTGTATATACTTCCTTGAGTTAGAGTATATGATTGCGGAAACTCAACAGTCAAGGAATGAGTACCAGCCTGGAGTTGTATATTAGTGGAATTAACTAAAGGAGTACCAACAACTTCTACGTTAGTTATAGTTATCGGTAAGTTATTCCTAATAGTGAAATTTAGATAATAATGTCCGTTATGGGAATATAACACAGCATCATATACTTGATAGGCTTCTACTAGCGGTGATAAACCACCAAATAGTCCGAAGATAAAGGCTACAACTATAAGAGTCATAAGAACTGCAGCAGTTAAGAT
The sequence above is drawn from the Sulfurisphaera tokodaii str. 7 genome and encodes:
- a CDS encoding dCTP deaminase, producing MILSHQSIKNLLGKVILNYSEENVRENGYDLRICGDKYYELVQGAELPEKKATLREIEFKERAILSANHTYLFESCEEFNMPADLAVLITLKSTLARNGFLAPPTVIDAGYKGKVNVAITAVYNSSLKKGMATHHLIFLKLDKPTERLYNGKYQGGILI
- a CDS encoding DUF973 family protein → MRGLSEGIVHLIILTAAVLMTLIVVAFIFGLFGGLSPLVEAYQVYDAVLYSHNGHYYLNFTIRNNLPITITNVEVVGTPLVNSTNIQLQAGTHSLTVEFPQSYTLTQGSIYTVVVSLGNGNSIDVSASYE